A single genomic interval of Picosynechococcus sp. PCC 7003 harbors:
- a CDS encoding type II toxin-antitoxin system RelE/ParE family toxin codes for MKRPVVLTPQTEQDLEKIYDWYEQRNKGLGSEFIRIIDANLSQIQRYPGAHPVVRKNIRRKIIRRFPYALFYIITETQIVIIACLHLKQDLQQQSRLQ; via the coding sequence ATGAAACGACCTGTTGTTCTAACTCCCCAAACAGAACAAGACCTAGAAAAAATTTATGACTGGTATGAACAGCGAAACAAAGGACTTGGGTCAGAATTTATCCGGATAATTGATGCGAACCTCTCCCAAATTCAACGTTATCCCGGAGCACACCCTGTCGTCAGAAAAAACATCCGCCGCAAAATTATTCGCCGCTTTCCCTATGCTCTGTTTTACATCATCACAGAAACGCAAATAGTCATTATTGCTTGTCTTCACCTCAAACAAGATCTTCAACAGCAATCCCGTTTACAGTAA
- the fghA gene encoding S-formylglutathione hydrolase, translating into MTNLVLTKETLCFGGKVQYYQHNSAVCGVPMNFAVFVPPQAETQPVPVLYYLSGLTCTEENFTTKAGAQKYAADHGLMLVAPDTSPRNTGIADEDKDWDLGSGAGFYVDATQQPWVNHYRMYSYITEELPELIEANFSVTAKRGIFGHSMGGHGALVCALRKPDFYQSVSAFAPIVAPSQCPWGDKAFTAYLGTDKTLWETYDATALLQKNGPLSYPILVDQGSADGFLGEQLLTEKLAIACEKVGQPLTLRYQEGYDHSYFFIATFMIDHIRHHAQFLIG; encoded by the coding sequence ATGACAAACCTTGTTTTAACGAAAGAAACCCTCTGTTTTGGTGGCAAAGTCCAGTATTACCAACACAATTCCGCAGTGTGTGGTGTGCCGATGAACTTTGCGGTGTTTGTACCGCCCCAAGCCGAAACCCAACCCGTGCCCGTCCTCTACTATTTGTCGGGTTTGACTTGCACCGAGGAAAATTTCACCACCAAGGCGGGTGCCCAAAAATATGCCGCAGACCATGGCTTAATGCTCGTCGCCCCCGATACCAGTCCCCGCAATACGGGCATCGCCGACGAAGATAAAGACTGGGATCTCGGCAGTGGCGCCGGTTTCTACGTGGATGCGACCCAACAGCCCTGGGTAAACCACTACCGGATGTACAGCTACATCACCGAGGAACTGCCCGAACTCATTGAAGCAAACTTTTCTGTGACGGCGAAACGGGGGATTTTTGGCCATTCTATGGGGGGTCATGGAGCTTTAGTGTGTGCCCTACGGAAGCCTGATTTTTACCAGTCGGTGTCTGCCTTTGCGCCGATCGTTGCGCCGAGCCAGTGCCCCTGGGGAGACAAAGCCTTCACCGCATATTTGGGCACCGATAAAACCCTCTGGGAAACCTACGATGCGACAGCGCTTTTACAAAAAAACGGCCCGTTAAGCTATCCAATTTTGGTGGATCAAGGCAGTGCCGATGGTTTTCTAGGGGAACAATTGCTCACGGAAAAATTGGCGATCGCCTGCGAAAAAGTCGGTCAACCCCTCACCCTCCGTTATCAGGAAGGCTATGACCACAGTTATTTTTTCATTGCCACTTTTATGATCGACCATATCCGGCACCACGCCCAATTCCTGATTGGCTAA
- a CDS encoding addiction module protein, which produces MSILQQHIKELSLAEKIQLVQDLWDDIATTTDDLPLTQLQIEDLDRRQEQYQTDPTNVSPWSEVQQRILDR; this is translated from the coding sequence ATGAGTATTCTCCAACAACACATCAAAGAATTAAGCCTTGCTGAAAAAATTCAACTCGTGCAAGACCTGTGGGACGACATTGCCACAACAACAGATGACCTTCCCCTCACTCAACTTCAAATAGAAGATCTCGATCGCCGTCAAGAGCAATACCAAACCGATCCGACAAATGTTTCCCCTTGGTCAGAAGTACAACAACGCATTTTAGACCGATGA
- a CDS encoding bifunctional serine/threonine-protein kinase/formylglycine-generating enzyme family protein, with translation MTMFQPQQVLKNRYRIDASLTPGGFGLTYRAFDLKNNQPVAIKTLNRHLHGDRPNWDEMQEKFVNEAMVLATLQHPHIVKVYPQLFQANGLWCMVMEYVDGSDLMKPLRDGQTFSEAQALKIIGQVGAALHHMHTSQDQVILHRDVKPNNILLRKDTQEAILIDFGLAREVDIGAINSITNSLTEGFAPPEQYKRRDNFTPALDVYALAATLYTLLSGHMMIPGNYREEHNILVKPVHELNPKVSKEISEAIIQGTAVQASDRPPSIQQWLALLGIGQKQENTAPRVLPTVPNQYRKTTIQIPRKIDITQPPNVQKSLPKSFTEDLENGVKLEMLLIPAGTFMMGTPDDEIARCKKDSSDGFRPETPQHRVTIPKPFYMGKFLVTQGQWQAVMGKNPSSFKNGDNHPIDSVSWNDCQEFIKKLNKKTKKSYRLPSEAEWEYACRAGTTTAFYFGETISTDQANYCGHYVYGKGRKGVYRQETTEVGSFPANTFGLYDMHGNLWEWCADPWHDTYEEKPKEAKENGCIVWSDDPIWMHGDGRGEFFVYHSDDSVRWSASNERILRGGSWNNNPSTCRSANRARGKPDHSNRLTGFRVACVSSSTLKICQNQ, from the coding sequence ATGACCATGTTCCAGCCCCAGCAAGTCCTCAAAAACCGTTATCGTATCGATGCAAGCTTGACCCCCGGTGGATTTGGGCTGACCTACCGTGCCTTTGATCTCAAAAATAATCAACCCGTCGCGATTAAAACCCTCAATCGTCATCTCCACGGCGATCGCCCCAACTGGGATGAGATGCAAGAGAAGTTCGTGAATGAGGCAATGGTTTTAGCAACTTTGCAACATCCTCATATTGTTAAGGTTTATCCTCAACTGTTTCAGGCGAATGGTCTGTGGTGCATGGTGATGGAATATGTCGATGGCAGTGATCTTATGAAGCCGTTGCGGGACGGTCAAACTTTTTCAGAGGCGCAAGCGTTAAAGATTATTGGACAAGTGGGCGCGGCGTTGCACCATATGCACACCAGCCAGGATCAAGTGATACTCCATCGGGATGTCAAGCCCAATAATATTTTGCTGCGTAAGGATACCCAAGAAGCGATTCTCATTGATTTTGGCTTGGCGCGAGAAGTGGATATTGGTGCGATTAATAGCATTACCAATAGTCTGACAGAAGGGTTTGCGCCACCGGAGCAGTACAAGCGGCGGGACAATTTTACACCGGCATTAGATGTCTATGCCCTTGCAGCAACGCTTTATACGCTGTTATCTGGTCACATGATGATTCCGGGGAACTATCGGGAAGAACATAATATTCTTGTTAAGCCAGTCCATGAGCTGAATCCCAAGGTTAGTAAAGAAATTTCTGAGGCAATTATTCAGGGGACAGCGGTACAAGCGTCAGATCGCCCCCCATCCATACAGCAATGGCTAGCGCTTTTGGGCATTGGGCAAAAACAGGAAAATACTGCGCCAAGGGTTCTGCCCACAGTACCAAATCAATACCGGAAAACAACCATCCAAATACCCCGTAAGATTGACATTACTCAACCTCCCAATGTTCAAAAATCATTACCAAAATCTTTTACAGAGGATTTGGAGAATGGGGTGAAGCTGGAAATGTTACTAATCCCAGCAGGAACCTTCATGATGGGGACACCGGACGATGAAATCGCTAGATGCAAGAAGGATTCTTCTGATGGGTTTAGGCCGGAAACTCCGCAACATCGAGTCACAATCCCAAAACCCTTTTACATGGGGAAATTTCTGGTTACACAGGGGCAATGGCAGGCGGTAATGGGTAAGAACCCTTCGTCTTTTAAGAATGGTGATAACCACCCTATAGATTCTGTGTCGTGGAATGACTGTCAAGAGTTCATCAAGAAGCTTAACAAAAAGACGAAGAAGAGCTATCGATTACCCAGTGAAGCGGAATGGGAATATGCTTGTCGGGCAGGAACGACAACAGCATTTTATTTTGGGGAAACGATCAGCACAGATCAAGCAAACTACTGTGGACATTATGTCTATGGCAAAGGGAGAAAAGGGGTCTATCGACAAGAAACAACAGAAGTGGGTAGTTTCCCTGCTAATACTTTTGGGCTGTACGATATGCACGGTAATTTATGGGAGTGGTGCGCAGATCCTTGGCACGATACCTATGAGGAAAAACCCAAGGAAGCAAAAGAAAATGGTTGCATTGTATGGTCTGATGACCCCATATGGATGCATGGTGATGGTCGTGGTGAGTTCTTCGTATACCATAGCGATGACAGCGTTAGATGGTCAGCTAGTAATGAACGTATATTGCGGGGTGGTTCTTGGAACAACAATCCGAGCACCTGCCGCTCAGCGAATCGCGCCAGGGGTAAACCTGACCACTCCAACAGGCTCACTGGTTTTCGGGTGGCTTGCGTCAGCTCCAGTACTCTCAAGATTTGCCAGAATCAATAG
- a CDS encoding FHA domain-containing serine/threonine-protein kinase produces the protein MPTSITLSFLNSSHQGQAHTYTERTICLIGRGDDCDIQLPTTKEFSAISRRHCLLNINPPQITIRDLGSKSGTYINEQKIGQRPKHLSPEEAQKLSFIETELKDNDTIRIDTLLIQVTTTYTAPESDTFQFSQAQQDEEALIAAPPQGNLMDFVKGWLKKLIKGDDPDPSLLPIHGYYLSEVLGKGAFGEVYLATHQKTQNQVALKVMLPEVANHPRQKEQFLREVENTKPLKHPNIVQLLDYGFSEGIFYFTLEYCEAGNLEQYLEKFTKPLTIKEALSLIIPILDGLHYAHAVEIPYVKQRDGGLGTAKGLVHRDLKPSNILLTEKDGKLISKIADFGIAKAFDNAGLSGLSRSGQHLEGTFPFMSRAQVLHFKYAQPEIDVWAAAACLYYLLTRKYPRDFGGDPLLTVLQTHPVPIQRRNTEIPDRLAIVIDQALDDSGKLHFQTALEFKQALLKASNQ, from the coding sequence ATGCCCACCAGCATCACCCTCAGCTTTCTCAATAGCTCTCACCAAGGACAAGCCCATACTTATACTGAGCGTACAATCTGTCTGATCGGACGGGGAGACGACTGCGATATTCAATTGCCCACCACTAAAGAATTTTCTGCCATTTCCCGTCGTCATTGTTTGCTCAATATCAACCCGCCCCAAATCACCATTCGCGATCTCGGTAGTAAAAGCGGAACTTACATCAACGAACAAAAAATCGGACAACGCCCCAAACACCTCAGCCCAGAAGAAGCCCAGAAACTCTCATTTATCGAAACCGAGCTGAAGGACAACGACACCATCCGCATTGATACTCTGTTGATTCAAGTCACTACCACCTACACAGCCCCGGAATCCGATACCTTCCAATTTTCCCAAGCCCAGCAAGACGAAGAAGCCCTTATTGCTGCTCCACCCCAAGGCAATCTGATGGATTTTGTTAAAGGTTGGCTGAAAAAACTCATCAAAGGCGACGACCCCGATCCATCACTCCTCCCCATTCATGGCTACTACCTCAGCGAAGTCTTAGGCAAAGGTGCATTTGGGGAAGTCTATCTCGCCACTCACCAGAAAACCCAAAACCAAGTTGCGTTGAAGGTGATGCTGCCGGAGGTCGCCAACCATCCCCGCCAAAAAGAACAATTCCTCCGGGAAGTCGAAAATACTAAGCCACTGAAACATCCCAATATTGTGCAGCTATTGGATTATGGTTTCTCCGAAGGCATTTTCTATTTCACCCTCGAATATTGCGAAGCAGGCAACCTCGAACAATACCTTGAAAAATTCACTAAACCTCTTACTATCAAAGAAGCTCTATCGCTAATCATCCCTATCCTTGATGGCTTGCACTATGCCCATGCCGTAGAGATTCCCTACGTCAAACAGCGAGATGGCGGCTTGGGCACAGCAAAAGGATTAGTTCACAGAGATCTGAAACCCAGTAATATTTTGCTCACTGAAAAAGACGGAAAACTTATTTCGAAAATTGCTGATTTTGGGATCGCAAAAGCTTTTGATAATGCCGGATTAAGTGGACTTTCCCGTAGTGGTCAACATTTGGAAGGTACATTTCCTTTCATGTCCCGTGCCCAAGTGCTCCACTTCAAATATGCTCAACCAGAAATCGATGTATGGGCGGCAGCAGCTTGCTTGTACTATCTTCTGACGCGCAAATATCCCCGTGATTTTGGTGGTGATCCATTACTCACCGTTTTGCAAACCCATCCTGTACCAATTCAACGCCGAAACACTGAGATTCCAGATCGCCTTGCCATAGTGATCGATCAAGCTTTAGATGATTCGGGTAAATTGCACTTTCAAACGGCTCTAGAGTTTAAGCAAGCTCTTCTGAAAGCATCAAATCAATAA